Below is a window of Methanomassiliicoccales archaeon DNA.
TCCCTTCCTCCTGCCTCGCTCCCTCAGCTCCTTGGTGTAAAAACCGTCGGCTCTTTCGCCCAGTACATTGGAAACGGCCATTATTACGGTGGTCTTCCCCACTTTGGGTGGCCCCGTGAGAATGAGATTCTTTTTGCTAAGATCAAGGGACATGTCAGTTTGAAAGCGTTCCTAGTGGGATAAATCATTGACGGTAGGCAATCGAAAAGGTTATGAAAGGGTCTTGCTTAATATGATCGCCCCCGAGCAACGTGACGATGACCAGTGATTCGTTCATACCAAAGGGGGTGGACAGTGCATCGTTACAATGGGTCCCTGCAAGAACTGCGATGCGACATCGCGTAATGACTGGAGGACAACCCCGGTGCACAACACAAAAGTCCCGGCCAGGGTCAGTGTGGGGAGTGGGCGTTTGCCTGTCCGTGAACCAATCTGTTACGGCCGGGGCACACTCCCTTTTACCGAGTTTGTCCGAACTGATCGTGGAAAGATTGAAAGCATCTGATGAGTATCGGGCCGACGATGGTCAAGTATCTCAGGAAAGGGGTCTGCAATCTGTGTGGAGAGTGCTGTAAACCCAAGTTCCCCATTTCCGAAGAGGCAAAAGATTTCTACCTAATGAATGGTCTTCCCGAGGATGGGCAGTGCCAGTACCTTCGATTTGCAGGCGGAAAAGGCATTTGCAGCATGCATACCGGGAGGGCAGACCACTGCAGGAGATTTCCCTGGCATCCTGACCAGATAACACATCTTTCCAAGTGTTCCTATTCCTTCGAGATCATCGAGGACTAGCGAAGGAAGATGTGCTTCAGGTCCGAATCGTAAGCCCAGTCATCTTCAGTACGTGCTTCCTCCTTGACTCTAACGTACTGCTCCACCTTGGCATCCATCTTATCGGCATAGTGTATTAGCGCCGCCTCGGCGAACTGTGGTAGACGAGGCGAGCCGAACTCCAACCTGCCATGGCTGCTGAGGACTATGTGGACGAGCTTGAATCCCAGCGTGGGAGGGAAGTCCTCGATGCTATCAACGACCTGCTTGAGCTTCTCGGCACCTATGAAGATGTGGCCTAGAAGCATCCCCTCCTCGCTCATGTCGATGTTTGTTGTTATCCTGTACTCATCCATCTTGCCGATGTCGTGCAATATAGCCCCTGTCAGGAGGAGGTCTTTGTTCATCTTGGGCTTGAGGGAATGAACCATATCACATATCTCAACAACAGAGAGAGTGTGTTCCAGCAACCCCCCGATGCAGTTGGAGTGTTTCTGAATCGATGCTGGGGCCTCCCTGAATCTGACCACGAATTCCTCATTGGCGAAGAAGTGTCTTAGTATCTTTGAGAGGAACGGATCCTTGACCTGCCTGATGAAGGAATTAAGGCGGCTCATCATCTGATCCACGTCCCTCTCCGTAGTCGGAACAAAGTCCCGGATGTCGTATTCGGATCTTTCGACGAGCGTTATCCCATCATCCTCACCGACGGATATCTCAAGACAGTCTTTGTAGCTACCCACCCTGCCTTTGACTCTTACGACCCCTCCGACGTAAATGGGTTCATAGATCCTATCCACCAGACGTTCGTCGCTGGGTCCCCAGAACTTCAAGTTCATGTTGCCGGAACGATCACTCAACCGAACCTCGAACATGTATCCTTTTGAGTACTCACGAGGTGGCTTCTTGTACCTGATCGAGAAGACATCATCGACCTCGTCCCCCTCTTGGAGGTCCTTCAAGAACTGCCGCTTCCCCATCTCATAGCACCAACCAGAGTATGCCTCCGTGGATTGAAATGCTTATCGCAAATTCATCGAATAAATCAGGTTTTTTGAGAAGCCACTCTCCTGAGCCAGGACTCAGCTTCCTCCCAGAGTGGGAAGAGTCTCTCCTTCCTGCGGAACTCCCGTCCGTGCCGAGGCGAGAGAGTCTCACGCCCCATCTCAAGATGAACTAGCTCGTGATAAAGAACGTATTCAGGAACGAAGGATGGAAGCTCGAGAGAATCCAACGCTGATGAAATTGCAATTACCTTCATCAGAACGCTGCAGTACCCCACCCTTTTCCGGTTGGCACTCCTTGTCCAGGTTAGATGGACATCTTCCATGTCTTCAATCAACCCCTTATCCCTGAGACCATTCATCGCAGATTGCAGATCATGGTATCGTCCCTCCGGGCTCAAGGAGAGGTTTCTGCTCCTTTCCAGGTACAATGGTCGATTCATTTCGATGAATTCATCTGACTTCAACCAACACATGACGCTGTCGGTGTAAGCTACTCTCTCACCATTGACCATTCGCCTGAAAAGGGCGTCAGAGTAATCGGTGAGTACATCCTCTCCGCAGCCGGACATGTAGTCTGAGATTCTGAATGCCACTTTCCAACGGTTCCGATGCCAAGTACTCTTCAACTCCTTGAAGGGGAAGAAGTTGGCCTCGACGAAATCGTAGCCATGTCGCCTGCCCGTTCCTTTGAATATTTCCTGAATATCCTGATCATCCTTGCCTGCCATTTTCAGATCACCTGTCGTGGGAGGAGAATGAAACCATCTGTCGCATCTCCCAAGACCTCGGTCATCTTTCCCGCATAAATCCAATGCCCATACACGCAGAGTACACTGATTACCGCATCGATCTTATCACTCACTGATTTCAGTTCGGACGGAGTAGCTGCTTCGATCTCTTCATCGAGAGATTCAGGGATAGAAACGGGAAGCCATTTTCTTAATATTCTCATTATCTTCAGGGCTGCTTTACGTCTTTCGTCGGCCTTTCCCTTCTTGTATCGTGGAACACTACCTCCGGTGATCACATGCAATGCACCATATGGATACACCTCAATCATGACCTTGCACTCCCGATCGCCTCCGGGGAAGGAGTATCCCATCTTGCTCATCATATCAGCTAGGTCAACTCCCCTGCATCCTCCGAACTTCCTGGCGAGATAACCTTTACTGGCCGGAAGAACCCTTATGCTTCGGTCGAAAAGAGATCTTTCGCATTTTCGTAGGCCGCCCTCATTGTTGACTATAAGAGGAGCATCGATACCCACCCAGGCACATTTTCGTCCCTCCAATCTTGAGAGTATTTGGTGATCGTTGGTCACCAGGTCAATATCCGTCACCTTTCCGGCGGAGTCCATGACGCAGAAGGCAGTACTATTCTCCAGAGAATGATTTGTCTTCCAAGCCAAGTCAACCCCGATGAAGTCCACGTAACGACAAGTGAGGCAGGGAATATCATCTTAACTGATTATTTCTCCAGGGGGAAAAGTATCATCGACGTCGCTTTGGCTCCATATCGGTCCCGGCTACCCGTTTATAGACCAATACAGGGCACTTGGCTTCCTTCGCGATGCGGTCCTGTATGGGACCAAAGTCGAACTTCTCCCAGCGCTTGGCGGCGCTTGACCCGATTACCAGAAGGTCGTAGTCCATGGACTCCCCCACCACTCCTCCGACTATGGTCTCTGGCCGGATCTCCTTGGTAATCACAGGGACTCCGTGCGCCTCTACTATCTCTCTCAGCCGCTTGGAGTAGTTTCTTGCCTTATCCCGATAGCGCTCGTCCACTATAGTATTCAGAATGGTTATCCGAGAGCCTTCGGCCCGTGCAATCTCCGACGCTATCTCAGTGGCACTGGAAACATGCCATGTCGCTCCAGAAAGGACCAGGATGTTCTCGGGGGAGAACTTCTCCTCCGCTCTAAGCAAGATGACGTCGCAGGGCGTCTTATGAAGTATTTCGTCCATCTTACGGCCGAGAATTCTCTTCTGGGTGCGGGTATAGCCTTTCCACCCGATCACGATCATATTGGTATGCTCTTCCGAAGCGGTGTCAACGATCGCTCCCACAACATCGTGCGAAACCGAAACCATGGCCCTCGTGGTCACCCCTTTGATCTCCGCGTGGATCTTGAGCTTCTCAAGCATCTTCTTCTTGTCATCGAGTAGTTTGGGATCCGCGTTGCTCAGAGGGACGTTATTAGGCACCTCCAATACTGTGGTCAAGAGCAATTCTCCGTCCCTTTCCTTTGCGAGCATGCATCCAAGATCTACAAGGGCTAGGCTCTTGGGGTCGTCGATAGGGAGTAACACCCTGTATTGCTTCCTTGTTTCCGCAGTCATGGGGGCACGGACAGGGATTACGATCTTCTCGATCTCCTCCTTACCCTTGATGAAGTAATGTATGAGCAATCCCACATAAATAACCGCCAAGGCCACATACCATGCAATTGGCTCGACCTCCAGGATCGCTATGGAGATTCCGATCTTTGCCGCGATTGCGATGAGCGGTATCCAAGGGAACAGCGGGACCAGGAAATGCCTGGGGGCATCGGGCTTCTTCTTTCTCAGCGAGAGTAATGATATATTGACAAGTATGAACAGGAGAAGGATGAGGATATCTGCCGCACTGGCAACCTGCTCTATCGGTAGGAAGACTGATATTCCAATGATGATGACGCCGCTCAGTATGATAGCGGTGGCAGGCGTCTGGTTCTTAGGATGCAATTTCCCGAAGATAGCGGGAAGGTTGCCATCCCGGCCCATGGCGAATGAGACACGGGATGAGGAGAATATGACGGAGTTCACCGCAGCTATCGACCCTATTACAGTTCCGATCGCTATCAGCGCCGAGCCCAAAATAGGCACGACATTCTCGGATGTACGGGCCAGAGCCTCCTCTCCCCAGGATGCGACGTTCTCCCAGCCAGAGGCACCGATTGTAACGAATGTTATCGTGATGAACAGAACGGTTGAGATTATCAGACACATGAACATGGCCCGAGGAATCGTTCTCTCGGGGTTCTTGGCCTCCTCACCAGTCTGGGCCACGATCTCGTATCCCTCGAATATCATGAAAGTGAATCCCATGGAGGAGGCGATACTCACTAGTCCAAAGGGCATGAAAGGCTCGTAGCTGCTCTCAGGGTTGGGCATTCCAAGTATCGCTGCAAGCGCGAAAGCGATATAGGTCACGACAATAACCACGAGAAGTATGGAGACGTATACTCCGGACTTGCCGGTTCCCTTCACCCCTCTATAGTTAAGGTAGCTGAACGCCAGTGCGATAATCACCGCGAATATCTTGACCACCATTTCAGAGGGTATCCCAAGGTCTATGTTGTAACGGTCGAATATCCAGAGCATTCCGGCTCCGAATCCTAGTACATAGACGCCGCAGGCGATGCAGTGACCAACCCATGACATCCAACCCCCTAAGAATCCAAAGGGAGGAAACAATCCCTCCTTCACCCAGAGATATCCTCCACCTGTTTCAGGGAAGGCGCTGCTGAGCTCGGCATAGGAAAAGGCGGTGAAAAGCGTCACTATGAAGTTGAGGGCGAGAGCTAGAAGTAGGGCAGGGCCGGCAATGCTTACACCAAACCCCACCAAGATGAAAATCGTAGACCCAATGTTGGGGCCCACTCCGATCATGAGAACCTCAAGTAGGCCCAAATCTCTCTTCAGAGAGACTTCGACCGTACTGGAGTGTTCACCGCCCTTTTCCTGAGTCATGCTTGAACTTGCGTTAATTCTGTCTATCGTTATAAGAGTTTCAGTCAAAGGATAAGCTGTTAATTCATTCTGAAGAATCATGCTGGCTTAAAAGAACGAAGTCGAGTGTGGAAGTAGAAGACAGCCTGCAGTTTGGTCCCAGAGGTGTCCCCGACATCAATGAATCGAATGAAACCGAAATTCGTAGGTCTCCTACAATTCCGATCCTGATCTCATTGTCTCAAGAAGAAAGGGAGTAGAATATTCTGCACTCAAGGATGAATGTTCATCGTATCGGATCTAGTGCAGGGAGCGGCATATGAGAAGGGGGCTTGATGTCGTCCGCTGGCTATCAGCTCGACAACAGAGCCATCGCCTCTAACCATCAAGGCACCAATTCCCTTCCTCCGAAACTCACGAATATGTCGAAGAACCAGTGCCTGTTTCTCCGACGGCATTGCAATATAACTCTTGACCGAGAACATAGTGTAGTTGCTTGCCTGTCTCAGAGCCCCTTTCCAATCCGAAAGCTTCATCTCTACTGCCACCTCGATCCTTCCTTCCCTAATTCCGACGACATCTGGAATGCGCCAGCATATCCTGTACTCGTTGATGGGGTGCAGACCCTCTTTGAGTATCCATTCATTGATGAATGGTCTGAGCTCCTCCTCCAGTTCCATTCTCGATCACCGTCATTGACTCCATGGTCATGATTTGGACCGTACTTCAATCAACTCATAGGAGGCGGCCGAAAGTTGCTTTTGATATCGAACCGGTATCAGATGGGGAAGGTGATCAGCTGAGAAGATTGCATCCAGACAAGCTAAAAGTGAGATTCTTGGCTCCCTGCAATTCAACAGGGCCGGAGACGCCAAGGAAGTACACCCTCACGCACTCAGATCTTTCAGGGGATCTCTTTCTGACAGTGGCGGCCGATCATGATCTCCAGCAAATATCTGGAATGTACACTCGTTTTATGAGGGACGAGGTGCTAGAAGAATGACACCTTCAAGGGAATAGAAGATTGGAAATTTCTCTGCATGTAAGCGGTGGCGTTGTCCTGGGAACAAAAACGTTCAGGGATAGGACATTCCGAAGGGAACTCCCCCTTGCCTTGGAGGCGATAAGGTATGGAGACAGGGTTTTCTTCGATGCACACCCCGAATTCGATGTTGCTAAAATAGTCGTGCATTTCCAATCCTCTTACCCAAGATATGATCCATGGGAGGAATGGGGCACACCTTCAGATTACACCTGATGCCGACATTGAACTAGAGCAACGGATCAGGTTGCCTATCTGGGTGCAGGTGAGGAAGTGATGCCCTGTGAATTACCAACCCTCCCTCGAATTTCATCGCCCTGTTGAGGACTAACCTCTTGCCCATGTCGGAGACGGCATACACGGGAATTGCCACCCCGATCTGGATCTTGGATTTGGGAGCCACAACCTCTCTTACCTGCTTGGAGGCGCAGGCCCAAACGATGTCGGCGTACTTCGCCAGCGTCTCTGCCTGGTCGAAATCGATGCCGGTCGTGTGAACGGCCATGATTATCGGCGGTTTTCCGGTTGCCTTGCCCATCTCCCAAAGCTGCTTGGCCTCGAAAGCCCTCAATCCAGTGATGGTTACCGCAATCTTCTCGAACCCCAATTCAATGGCCTTAGCATACCCTTTAACCTGGTCGATCTCGCATTCATTGCCCAGAAGGGTGCATTCTCGGTTCTCAAGGCCCTCCTGTATCTCCACAACCGGCTCCGTCATCATCAATCCGGTCATGTGGGCCCCCACCGCCTGCAGCACTTCACCATTTGTTACTATAATTGTTCCAGCACCTTCACACACCACCACGGCAGCATCCACTAGGGATTCGCTCATTCCATCCATAATCATCTCGGAAGCGCCGAAACTGACCGGGGTCTCATCAAGCTCCAAAACCCTGTCTGGACCATACATCCCAAGCTCCTGAATGTGCTCTCTGAGTACTCTCTCCACAGTCTCTCTCGACTCCTTGTCGCAGCCGTAAAGATCCTTTCGAAGGGGACAGCTTCTAATCTTAGGGTCTGAAAGAACCTTGATTTTTCCGTCCTTGACAAGAACCAGGGCTTTCGCCATCTCCAGTAAATGCTCAGGCATGCATATCACTCCAATATGAACCAAGGGTTTTTCTCATGAGGTAATTGTTACCTCTCTGGCATATGAAATTGTACCCAAGTTTTCTATAGAAATCAAATGCCCCAACGTTCGTTGTCTGCACCCATAGTTCAACCGAGTCCATACCTAAGAGGATGGCCAGAGCCTCGATACGTTGCATCATCCGCATACCGTACCCTTTCCGCTTCAGGCCCTTGGGAACTTGGATAGAGTTAATGAACAGGGAACACCCCCTTGGCTCCACGTTGAAATAGCCAGAGGTGATCCCGTCCACCTCCATGATCTCGGTGTTCGATTCAGGATCCTTGAGCATATCCAATAGAGTCTCGTCCTGCCATTTTACTCCCCAGGCGGACCAAATGACTGGAGCCATGTTCTCCCGGCTCATTCTAAGGATTTCGGGGATATCATCTTGTCTCATCCTGCGGAAAAGACAACACTTGGACACAAGGCAATAGAGGCCTGCCATAACTAAAAACCCTTCGTATCTTATTGAAGACATTTGGTTGATGGGAAGAATATAAATATGCTGAAATGTTGAATGGGCATTGGTGAGATAGCTATGGTGACCATCAGTGATGAGGCACTGAAGTTCATTAATGAACTTCTTGAGAAGAATGATAAGAAGGGTTACGGTATTCGCATTTATCTGGCCGGTATGGGCTGTTCCGGCCCCCAGTTCGGGATGGCCTTCCAGGACGCTGCGAAGGAGGGGGACATCGAGGAGAAGATGGACGGATTTTCATTCTACTTCGATGACGAGACCCACATGGCCCTGGATGGAGCATCTATCGACCTGGTCGACACGGCAAACGGTAGTGGTCTAATCATCCAGAATCCAAATGTCTCGGGATGCTCCTCTTGCGGCGGCAGCTGCCATTGAGCGTAACCATTTCCTTTTCAACTTATTCTGAAGTTGTAGTTCTATTGCTCTAACCCAGATTGATTTAATTACTTTGATTCTTCCAGCAATGCATCTCACATCTTGTGTTCAGAGATTTAGAACAATGTCTTTCCAGATCGAACTAAGTTCGATGCCCGATACCGGAGGGATTTTCGGTGACGGGGGAGAAACATTCATCTATGCTCCCAGTAATCCGAACAGGTGTTCGTCGAGCACCCCCTTATCCGTGATGAAGCGATCGAGGAGAGGGACTACCAGAGGAACCTGGCGAAAACGGCCCTCAAACACTCCACGCTTGTAGTACTCCCCACGGGCATGGGGAAGACCGTTGTGGCTCTCATGGTTATAGCCGAGGTCCTGCGGATTAAGGGGGGGAAAGTCCTATTTCTGGCACCGACCAAGCCCCTGGTGGAGCAGCACTCGTCGTTCCTCGAGAATAATCTTGTGGGAAAGGACATCCTTACCCTCACTGGTGAGGTCTCTCCCGAGGAGAGAGAGGTACTGTGGATTGAGAACGATGTCATTGTCTCCACGCCCCAGGTCGTCGCAAATGATCTTCGCCATGAGCGGGTGAGCCTGAGAGAAGTGAATCTGATCATCTTTGACGAGGCCCACAGGGGAGTGGGCTCGTACGCTTACGTCCAGGTAGCGGAGGAGTACAAGCCCTACGGGGGCTTGATCTTGGGCATGACCGCATCACCCGGATCAAGTAAGGAGAAGATCGATCAAGTTTGCAGGAATCTTGGAATCGAGAAGCTGGAGATCCGTTCTGAGAGTGATCCGGATGTGGCTCGCTACGTCCACGACGTGAACATCAATTGGGTCGAGGTCGATCTGCCAAAACTAATGATGGACATCCGAGAGGTGCTGGACTCAATGTATTCTGGCTATGTCAAAGAGCTTGTTGGCATGGGGCTGATGAGCAAGGGCAGACCTCCCTCGAAGAAGTATCTTCTGGAGATCAGCTCTTCCGTCCAAGCAAGGCTTCGATCCGGGGAAAAAAGAAGGCATCTCTACAGAGCCGTAAGCCTCGTCGCAATGGCCATCAAGGTGGGACATGCCATTGAGATGGTTGAGACCCAGGGGATGACAGCACTCAACGCCTACCTTGAGCGACTGGATCAGGAAGCATGCTCCAAAGAAGGATCGAAGGCCTCAAGGGAGATAGCCCGGTCAGAGGAGTTCAAGAAGGTAAGGAAGATCTCCTCCAATGCCAGAATAGAGCATCCTAAGCTCTCAAGAATCATGAGCATTGTCTCAAATCAAGTTCTGGCCAAGCCGGATTCCAGAGTTCTTGTATTCACCCATTACAGGGATACCTGTGATCTAGTTACAGGCAAGTTAGAGATGATAGAGGGGGCTAGGGTGGGTAAGCTAATAGGCCAGTCAGAGCACTCTGGAGACAAAGGACTGAAGCAGAAGGAACAGGTCGCCCTCCTTGAGCGATTCAGGACAGGTGAGCTCAATGTGGTGGTGGCAACCTCAGTAGGAGAGGAGGGTCTGGACGTCGCTTCGACCGACCTTGTGGTCTTCTACGAACCCGTCCCTTCAGAGATAAGGACTATCCAGAGGAGAGGAAGGACTGGAAGGAGTAGGGCGGGTAGAGTGGTGATACTCATCGCAAGGGGTACGAGGGACGAAGCATATTATTACAGCTCCATGAAGAAGGAGAAGGCTATGAAGAAACGCCTTTCCAGCCTTCAGAAGAAAACGGATGTCCATGGAACAAGTGATCAAGGGGCTGAAAGACAACGGACCCTTCAAGATTTCTGATGTCTTCTTTCAAATAGCTAGCCAGCGGTCTTTCGATTCGGCCTCTTCCAAGAGGAAATGATTTGTAAACCTCGGAGCCTATTATAATCCTGCTTGGGGGAGTAAGTTGAAATATCTAATCCTGGCAATGTTCAATTGTTGCCCGAACTAGGAGGAGTGCGATGGTACGCTTGGTGCTCACCTGTGATAGAACGCTAACCAGCAGTTTCAGGAATATACCAATGTTGGATTTCTTGGGCTGTGCGCCTTCGGAGAAGGTTCCGCATTTCCTCTACGGTGGGTTGGATACCCAACTACCATGCGAGAACGGAATACTGAAGATCGCTCCCTACTCCACGAGAAAGGTGGAGGCCTCGCTGATCAACGATGGGTTTGAGGGGCTCGTATTGGCACATCCAGACCAGACTGAGAGATTCATTGACGAGGGGACAAGGGTGGTTGGGATATCGGCCATGGATCCTATGGGTCTTGGTCCCGTGACCATGATGTTCACCGTCGGGGGATCATACAC
It encodes the following:
- a CDS encoding HD domain-containing protein, with amino-acid sequence MGKRQFLKDLQEGDEVDDVFSIRYKKPPREYSKGYMFEVRLSDRSGNMNLKFWGPSDERLVDRIYEPIYVGGVVRVKGRVGSYKDCLEISVGEDDGITLVERSEYDIRDFVPTTERDVDQMMSRLNSFIRQVKDPFLSKILRHFFANEEFVVRFREAPASIQKHSNCIGGLLEHTLSVVEICDMVHSLKPKMNKDLLLTGAILHDIGKMDEYRITTNIDMSEEGMLLGHIFIGAEKLKQVVDSIEDFPPTLGFKLVHIVLSSHGRLEFGSPRLPQFAEAALIHYADKMDAKVEQYVRVKEEARTEDDWAYDSDLKHIFLR
- a CDS encoding DUF429 domain-containing protein → MAWKTNHSLENSTAFCVMDSAGKVTDIDLVTNDHQILSRLEGRKCAWVGIDAPLIVNNEGGLRKCERSLFDRSIRVLPASKGYLARKFGGCRGVDLADMMSKMGYSFPGGDRECKVMIEVYPYGALHVITGGSVPRYKKGKADERRKAALKIMRILRKWLPVSIPESLDEEIEAATPSELKSVSDKIDAVISVLCVYGHWIYAGKMTEVLGDATDGFILLPRQVI
- a CDS encoding GNAT family N-acetyltransferase; protein product: MAPVIWSAWGVKWQDETLLDMLKDPESNTEIMEVDGITSGYFNVEPRGCSLFINSIQVPKGLKRKGYGMRMMQRIEALAILLGMDSVELWVQTTNVGAFDFYRKLGYNFICQRGNNYLMRKTLGSYWSDMHA
- a CDS encoding DEAD/DEAH box helicase family protein encodes the protein MFVEHPLIRDEAIEERDYQRNLAKTALKHSTLVVLPTGMGKTVVALMVIAEVLRIKGGKVLFLAPTKPLVEQHSSFLENNLVGKDILTLTGEVSPEEREVLWIENDVIVSTPQVVANDLRHERVSLREVNLIIFDEAHRGVGSYAYVQVAEEYKPYGGLILGMTASPGSSKEKIDQVCRNLGIEKLEIRSESDPDVARYVHDVNINWVEVDLPKLMMDIREVLDSMYSGYVKELVGMGLMSKGRPPSKKYLLEISSSVQARLRSGEKRRHLYRAVSLVAMAIKVGHAIEMVETQGMTALNAYLERLDQEACSKEGSKASREIARSEEFKKVRKISSNARIEHPKLSRIMSIVSNQVLAKPDSRVLVFTHYRDTCDLVTGKLEMIEGARVGKLIGQSEHSGDKGLKQKEQVALLERFRTGELNVVVATSVGEEGLDVASTDLVVFYEPVPSEIRTIQRRGRTGRSRAGRVVILIARGTRDEAYYYSSMKKEKAMKKRLSSLQKKTDVHGTSDQGAERQRTLQDF
- a CDS encoding DUF2099 family protein, which translates into the protein MPEHLLEMAKALVLVKDGKIKVLSDPKIRSCPLRKDLYGCDKESRETVERVLREHIQELGMYGPDRVLELDETPVSFGASEMIMDGMSESLVDAAVVVCEGAGTIIVTNGEVLQAVGAHMTGLMMTEPVVEIQEGLENRECTLLGNECEIDQVKGYAKAIELGFEKIAVTITGLRAFEAKQLWEMGKATGKPPIIMAVHTTGIDFDQAETLAKYADIVWACASKQVREVVAPKSKIQIGVAIPVYAVSDMGKRLVLNRAMKFEGGLVIHRASLPHLHPDRQPDPLL
- a CDS encoding M48 family metallopeptidase, which produces MAGKDDQDIQEIFKGTGRRHGYDFVEANFFPFKELKSTWHRNRWKVAFRISDYMSGCGEDVLTDYSDALFRRMVNGERVAYTDSVMCWLKSDEFIEMNRPLYLERSRNLSLSPEGRYHDLQSAMNGLRDKGLIEDMEDVHLTWTRSANRKRVGYCSVLMKVIAISSALDSLELPSFVPEYVLYHELVHLEMGRETLSPRHGREFRRKERLFPLWEEAESWLRRVASQKT
- a CDS encoding iron-sulfur cluster assembly accessory protein, which translates into the protein MVTISDEALKFINELLEKNDKKGYGIRIYLAGMGCSGPQFGMAFQDAAKEGDIEEKMDGFSFYFDDETHMALDGASIDLVDTANGSGLIIQNPNVSGCSSCGGSCH
- a CDS encoding amino acid permease — encoded protein: MTQEKGGEHSSTVEVSLKRDLGLLEVLMIGVGPNIGSTIFILVGFGVSIAGPALLLALALNFIVTLFTAFSYAELSSAFPETGGGYLWVKEGLFPPFGFLGGWMSWVGHCIACGVYVLGFGAGMLWIFDRYNIDLGIPSEMVVKIFAVIIALAFSYLNYRGVKGTGKSGVYVSILLVVIVVTYIAFALAAILGMPNPESSYEPFMPFGLVSIASSMGFTFMIFEGYEIVAQTGEEAKNPERTIPRAMFMCLIISTVLFITITFVTIGASGWENVASWGEEALARTSENVVPILGSALIAIGTVIGSIAAVNSVIFSSSRVSFAMGRDGNLPAIFGKLHPKNQTPATAIILSGVIIIGISVFLPIEQVASAADILILLLFILVNISLLSLRKKKPDAPRHFLVPLFPWIPLIAIAAKIGISIAILEVEPIAWYVALAVIYVGLLIHYFIKGKEEIEKIVIPVRAPMTAETRKQYRVLLPIDDPKSLALVDLGCMLAKERDGELLLTTVLEVPNNVPLSNADPKLLDDKKKMLEKLKIHAEIKGVTTRAMVSVSHDVVGAIVDTASEEHTNMIVIGWKGYTRTQKRILGRKMDEILHKTPCDVILLRAEEKFSPENILVLSGATWHVSSATEIASEIARAEGSRITILNTIVDERYRDKARNYSKRLREIVEAHGVPVITKEIRPETIVGGVVGESMDYDLLVIGSSAAKRWEKFDFGPIQDRIAKEAKCPVLVYKRVAGTDMEPKRRR